From Lytechinus pictus isolate F3 Inbred chromosome 6, Lp3.0, whole genome shotgun sequence, the proteins below share one genomic window:
- the LOC135154511 gene encoding zinc finger protein 93-like, which translates to KQSLIRHKRIHTGEKLYACDQCGEAFKLEHHLTRHKQIHTGERPYVCDQCGKGLSLSYDLTRHKLIHTGERPYVCDQCGKGFKLEHHLIEHKRIHTGEKPFVCDKCSKAFSQSGDLTRHKRIHTGEKPCVCDQCGKAFTRLNALTIHKRIHTGEKPYVCDQCGKVFKLEHNLTRHKQIHAVEKPYVCDQCGKGFKLEHHLIEHKRIHTGEKPFVCDKCSKAFSKSNGLTRHKLIHTVEKPYVCDQCDRAFRYKWNLRSHEHIHIGDKPYVCDPCGRAFTRSYDLTAHKLIHTGENLYVCDQCGKAYARQSNLTAHKRIHTGEKPYVCDQCGKAFNKKQSLIRHKQIHTGERPYACDQCGKAFKSEHHLTEHKRIHTGEKPYVCDQCSKAFTRLSHLTRHKQIHTGEKPYVCHYCYKAFTQYSNLAKHKQIHTTGDALGM; encoded by the coding sequence aaaCAGAGTCTCATAAGACATAAAcgaatccatacaggtgagaaacTGTATGCATGTGATCAATGCGGTGAGGCATTTAAATTAGAACATCATCTCACTAGACATAAACAAATCCATACCGGTGAAAGGCCCTATGTATgcgatcaatgtggtaagggaTTAAGTCTATCTTATGATCTCACAAGACATAAACTAATCCATACCGGTGAAAGGCCCTATGTATgcgatcaatgtggtaagggaTTTAAATTAGAACATCATCTCATAGAACATAAACGGATCCATACAGGTGAAAAGCCCtttgtatgtgataaatgtaGTAAAGCATTTAGTCAATCTGGTGATCTCACGAGACATAAACGAATCCATACCGGTGAGAAGCCCTGTGTGTGTGATCAATGTGGCAAGGCATTTACTCGATTAAACGCTCTCACTATACATAAACGAATCCATACTGGTGAGAAACCgtatgtatgtgatcaatgtggtaaggtgTTTAAATTAGAACATAATCTCACTAGACATAAACAAATCCATGCAGTTGAGAAACCTTATGTATgcgatcaatgtggtaagggaTTTAAATTAGAACATCATCTCATAGAACATAAACGGATCCATACAGGGGAAAAGCCCtttgtatgtgataaatgtaGTAAAGCATTTAGTAAATCTAATGGTCTCACAAGACATAAACTAATCCATACCGTTGAGAAGCCCTATGTGTGTGATCAATGTGATAGGGCATTTAGATACAAATGGAATCTCAGAAGTCATGAGCATATCCATATAGGTGACAagccctatgtatgtgatcCATGTGGAAGGGCATTTACGAGATCTTATGATCTAACAGCACATAAACTTATCCATACAGGTGAAAATCTttatgtatgtgatcaatgtggtaaggcataTGCTCGACAATCTAATCTCACAGCACATAAAcgaatccatacaggtgagaaaccttatgtatgtgatcaatgtggtaaggcatttaataAAAAACAGAGTCTCATAAGACATAAACAAATCCATACCGGTGAAAGGCCCTATgcatgtgatcaatgtggtaaggcatttaaatcaGAACATCATCTCACAGAACATAAACGGATCCATACCGGTGAGAAGCCgtatgtatgtgatcaatgtaGTAAAGCATTTACTCGATTAAGCCATCTCACTAGACATAAGCAAATCCATACAGGGGAGAAACCGTACGTATGTCATTATTGTTATAAGGCATTTACTCAATATAGTAATCTcgcaaaacataaacaaatccaTACAACGGGAGACGCCCTAggtatgtga
- the LOC129263313 gene encoding zinc finger protein 676-like translates to MSLTLPEAEMDQYLLDVQVYFTAMEWAKFSSYERICIKNVKENYEMMNKVGLQVTPPMFIQRQQEIKIEIKEENDSEDEKMMLEPFHVPVEDEKPDHIKENKLQEESPNHGRREISAHIDGFTHSWKNHHLVYPSPISYVTIKVEIKYDDGNLLNAHEIKGEGIIALLPIEDYDEAIQLQINPTPSGDLNTQSCDQEAEQTLTDVASAGDQTHKQSGDLSTQSGYLKAEQTLTKVASGGDQTPKQLGDLNTQSGDLNTLSCDLKTEQTLTEVAPGGDQIPKQSGDLSTQSCDQKREQFLTEVASAGEQTPKQSQPSCSKVEEGDDWQERKGSDSGIYRCEYCGSFYAIPLILARHLKDKHGIHGIYMRSQEGILQFVDGEIQRPPCKSNDFELGEMGILKEGSEVNMILECKSSIDSYFASCHEVINDEKPSVCDQCGKAFNKKQSLIRHKRIHTGEKPYVCDQCGEAFNKKQSLIRHKRIHTGEKLYACDQCGEAFKLEHHLTRHKQIHTGERPYVCDQCGKGLSLSYDLTRHKLIHTGERPYVCDQCGKGFKLEHHLIEHKRIHTGEKPFVCDKCSKAFSQSGDLTRHKRIHTGEKPCVCDQCGKAFTRLNALTIHKRIHTGEKPYVCDQCGKVFKLEHNLTRHKQIHAVEKPYVCDQCGKGFKLEHHLIEHKRIHTGEKPFVCDKCSKAFSKSNGLTRHKLIHTVEKPYVCDQCDRAFRYKWNLRSHEHIHIGDKPYVCDPCGRAFTRSYDLTAHKLIHTGENLYVCDQCGKAYARQSNLTAHKRIHTGEKPYVCDQCGKAFNKKQSLIRHKRIHTGEKPYVCDQCGEAFKGE, encoded by the exons ATGTCTTTGACTTTGCCAGAGGCAGAGATGGATCAGTATCTTTTAGACGTCCAGGTTTACTTCACAGCCATGGAATGGGCAAAGTTCAGCAGTTATGAAAGAATTTGTATCAAGAACGTCAAAGAAAACTATGAGATGATGAACAAAGTTG GACTACAGGTCACTCCACCGATGTTCATACAACGTCAgcaagaaataaaaatagagaTCAAAGAGGAAAATGACAGCGAGGATGAGAAAATGATGTTAG AACCTTTCCATGTACCTGTCGAAGATGAAAAGCCAGATCATATAAAGGAGAACAAGTTACAGGAAGAGAGTCCAAATCATGGAA GAAGAGAGATCTCAGCACACATTGATGGCTTCACCCACAGTTGGAAGAATCACCATCTAGTCTATCCTTCTCCAATCTCTTAC gTCACTATTAAAGTGGAGATTAAGTATGATGATGGGAATCTGCTAAATGCTCATGAAATCAAAGGAGAGGGAATCATTGCACTCCTTCCAATTGAGGACTATGATGAAGCTATCCAGTTACAAATCAATCCAACACCATCAGGTGATCTCAACACTCAGTCATGTGATCAGGAGGCGGAACAAACCTTGACAGATGTAGCTTCAGCGGGCGACCAGACTCACAAGCAATCAGGCGATCTCAGCACTCAATCAGGTTATCTGAAGGCAGAACAAACCTTGACAAAAGTAGCTTCAGGGGGAGACCAGACTCCCAAGCAATTGGGTGATCTCAACACTCAGTCAGGTGATCTCAACACTCTGTCATGTGATCTGAAGACTGAACAAACTTTGACAGAAGTTGCTCCAGGGGGAGACCAGATTCCCAAGCAATCAGGGGATCTCAGCACTCAGTCATGTGATCAGAAGAGAGAACAATTCTTGACAGAAGTAGCTTCAGCGGGCGAGCAGACTCCCAAGCAATCCCAACCATCTTGTTCAAAAGTGGAGGAAGGAGATGATTGGCAGGAAAGAAAGGGCTcag ATTCTGGGATCTACCGATGTGAGTACTGTGGATCATTCTATGCTATTCCTCTCATCTTAGCAAGGCATCTCAAGGACAAACATGGAATACATGGTATCTACATGCGGTCGCAGGAGGGCATTCTACAGTTTGTTGATGGAGAAATACAAAGACCTCCCTGTAAATCTAATGACTTTGAACTTggtgaaatggggattttaaaaGAAGGAAGTGAAGTAAATATGATACTTGAGTGTAAGTCAAGTATAGATTCATATTTTGCATCATGCCATGAAGTAATTAATGATGAGAAGCCCTctgtatgtgatcaatgtggtaaggcatttaataAAAAACAGAGTCTCATAAGACATAAAcgaatccatacaggtgagaaaccctatgtatgtgatcaatgtggtgaAGCATTTAATAAAAAACAGAGTCTCATAAGACATAAAcgaatccatacaggtgagaaacTGTATGCATGTGATCAATGCGGTGAGGCATTTAAATTAGAACATCATCTCACTAGACATAAACAAATCCATACCGGTGAAAGGCCCTATGTATgcgatcaatgtggtaagggaTTAAGTCTATCTTATGATCTCACAAGACATAAACTAATCCATACCGGTGAAAGGCCCTATGTATgcgatcaatgtggtaagggaTTTAAATTAGAACATCATCTCATAGAACATAAACGGATCCATACAGGTGAAAAGCCCtttgtatgtgataaatgtaGTAAAGCATTTAGTCAATCTGGTGATCTCACGAGACATAAACGAATCCATACCGGTGAGAAGCCCTGTGTGTGTGATCAATGTGGCAAGGCATTTACTCGATTAAACGCTCTCACTATACATAAACGAATCCATACTGGTGAGAAACCgtatgtatgtgatcaatgtggtaaggtgTTTAAATTAGAACATAATCTCACTAGACATAAACAAATCCATGCAGTTGAGAAACCTTATGTATgcgatcaatgtggtaagggaTTTAAATTAGAACATCATCTCATAGAACATAAACGGATCCATACAGGGGAAAAGCCCtttgtatgtgataaatgtaGTAAAGCATTTAGTAAATCTAATGGTCTCACAAGACATAAACTAATCCATACCGTTGAGAAGCCCTATGTGTGTGATCAATGTGATAGGGCATTTAGATACAAATGGAATCTCAGAAGTCATGAGCATATCCATATAGGTGACAagccctatgtatgtgatcCATGTGGAAGGGCATTTACGAGATCTTATGATCTAACAGCACATAAACTTATCCATACAGGTGAAAATCTttatgtatgtgatcaatgtggtaaggcataTGCTCGACAATCTAATCTCACAGCACATAAAcgaatccatacaggtgagaaaccttatgtatgtgatcaatgtggtaaggcatttaataAAAAACAGAGTCTCATAAGACATAAAcgaatccatacaggtgagaaaccctatgtatgtgatcaatgtggtgaagcatttaaaggagaatga